In Actinoplanes derwentensis, the following proteins share a genomic window:
- a CDS encoding alpha-galactosidase, producing the protein MTDLVHLTAAGTSLVLDCRGPALPSILHWGAALGTPKEPDLLVAAAPQPIGFSVDGAARAGIVPEQSAGWLGHPGLAGHRDGRAWSSAFELTGVVQGSSGVLINGLDREAGLALAIELELSPSGVLRARTRLTSVAPGTYWLEHLTLFLPVPGETTELLDFTGHHLRERSPQRTAFTHGLRVRENRTGRTGYDSAYLLCAGTAGFANRHGQVWGLHTAFSGNARTVAERNYHGHSALGGGELLLPGEVGLGEGESYETPWIYGAFSADGLDGLSARFHDLLRARPHHPSRARPVVINTWEAVYFDHDLERLTALAQAAASVGVERFVLDDGWFGSRRDDTSGLGDWTVSADVWPDGLTPLIDVVRELGMEFGLWVEPEMINPDSELARAHPDWMMGTGHRLPPAARSQQVLDLHNPAAYEYIRDHLDTLLTENDIAYLKWDHNRDLVEAGHPATGRAGVHDQTRAVYRLLDELRARHPGVEIESCSSGGGRVDLEILERTDRIWASDCIDAHERVAIQRWTSVLVPLELIGSHVGSPEAHTTHRALPLDTRAAVALFGHFGIEWDLTAASASDLSRLAEWVALFKEVRGLLHSGTLVHGDVADPAYSLTGVVSPTDALFALTATATSVSYPPGAVPLPGLAPDTRWHVRPQPPGDVADGNAAAWGAALPWCTPQGVRLNGRVLGSAGLRLPVLYPDRVLLIRATAVPGKAA; encoded by the coding sequence ATGACCGATCTGGTGCACCTCACCGCTGCCGGGACGAGTCTGGTGCTGGACTGCCGGGGCCCCGCACTTCCCTCGATCCTGCACTGGGGAGCGGCTCTCGGCACCCCCAAGGAGCCGGATCTGCTGGTGGCCGCCGCGCCGCAGCCGATCGGGTTCTCCGTCGACGGGGCGGCTCGGGCCGGGATCGTTCCCGAGCAGTCCGCCGGGTGGCTCGGCCACCCCGGGCTCGCCGGGCACCGGGACGGCCGGGCCTGGTCCAGCGCGTTCGAGTTGACCGGGGTGGTCCAGGGCTCGTCCGGCGTACTCATCAATGGTCTTGATCGGGAAGCCGGGCTGGCGCTGGCCATCGAGCTGGAGTTGTCGCCGTCCGGGGTGCTGCGGGCGCGGACGCGGCTGACCAGCGTCGCGCCGGGGACCTATTGGCTGGAGCACCTGACACTGTTCCTGCCGGTGCCGGGCGAGACCACCGAACTGCTCGACTTCACCGGTCACCACCTGCGCGAACGTTCGCCGCAACGGACCGCGTTCACGCACGGGCTGCGGGTCCGGGAGAACCGCACCGGGCGCACCGGATACGACTCCGCCTATCTGCTGTGCGCCGGGACCGCGGGATTCGCCAACCGGCACGGACAGGTGTGGGGGTTGCACACCGCGTTCTCCGGCAACGCGCGGACCGTCGCCGAGCGTAACTATCACGGGCATTCCGCGCTCGGTGGTGGCGAGTTGCTGCTGCCCGGTGAGGTGGGCCTGGGCGAGGGTGAGTCCTACGAGACGCCGTGGATCTACGGAGCGTTCTCCGCGGACGGGCTTGACGGCCTCTCCGCGCGCTTCCATGATCTGCTGCGCGCCCGGCCGCATCATCCGTCCCGGGCGCGACCGGTAGTGATCAATACGTGGGAGGCCGTCTACTTCGACCACGATCTGGAGCGCCTGACCGCCCTGGCTCAGGCCGCCGCGTCGGTGGGTGTGGAACGGTTCGTGCTCGACGACGGCTGGTTCGGGTCACGGCGCGACGACACGTCCGGGCTCGGCGACTGGACGGTCTCCGCCGACGTGTGGCCGGACGGGCTCACCCCTCTCATCGACGTGGTCCGTGAGCTGGGCATGGAGTTCGGGCTCTGGGTCGAACCCGAGATGATCAATCCGGATTCGGAGCTGGCGCGTGCCCACCCAGACTGGATGATGGGCACCGGTCACCGTCTGCCGCCCGCCGCACGGTCGCAGCAGGTTCTGGACCTGCACAACCCGGCGGCGTACGAGTACATCCGCGACCATCTCGACACGCTCCTGACCGAGAATGACATCGCCTACCTCAAGTGGGATCACAACCGCGATCTGGTCGAAGCCGGGCACCCGGCGACCGGGCGGGCCGGAGTCCACGACCAGACCCGGGCCGTCTACCGGCTGCTCGACGAGTTGCGTGCCCGGCATCCCGGGGTGGAGATCGAGTCGTGTTCGTCCGGCGGCGGGCGCGTCGACCTGGAGATCCTCGAACGTACCGACCGGATCTGGGCCTCGGACTGCATCGACGCGCACGAGCGGGTGGCCATCCAGCGGTGGACCTCGGTGTTGGTGCCCCTCGAACTGATCGGGTCGCATGTCGGCTCCCCGGAAGCACACACCACGCACCGCGCACTGCCGCTGGACACCCGAGCGGCCGTCGCCCTGTTCGGCCATTTCGGAATCGAGTGGGACCTCACCGCGGCGTCCGCTTCCGATCTGTCCCGGCTAGCCGAATGGGTCGCCCTCTTCAAGGAGGTTCGGGGGCTGCTGCACTCCGGGACGCTCGTTCATGGGGACGTGGCCGATCCGGCGTACTCGCTCACCGGAGTCGTCTCCCCCACCGACGCCCTGTTCGCGCTGACCGCGACCGCCACCAGCGTCTCCTACCCACCTGGCGCGGTGCCCCTGCCCGGCCTCGCACCGGACACCCGCTGGCACGTGCGGCCCCAGCCACCCGGCGATGTCGCCGACGGCAACGCCGCAGCGTGGGGAGCCGCGCTACCCTGGTGCACCCCGCAGGGCGTGCGCCTGAACGGGCGCGTGCTCGGTTCCGCCGGCCTGCGGCTCCCGGTCCTCTACCCGGACCGTGTCCTGCTGATCCGCGCCACGGCGGTGCCCGGGAAAGCCGCATGA
- a CDS encoding glycoside hydrolase family 2 protein — MLKTDLHTGWTVRAAGGPIPSGIAASPVPATVPGTVHTDLLAAGLIPDPYLGGNEADLAWFHRSAWIYDTVVTAAPAGDGERVDLVFDGLDTVAAVSFGGAEVGRTRNMHRSYRFDVRHLLHDGGIPLSVRFDSALDYAEQSERELGSRPRPYHHPFNAVRKMACSFGWDWGPDLQTAGIWKSVRLERWHTARLATVRPLATRDRLTVHIDLERAADVPVTVEVTAGEHTAVIELPGGIDQGAVELAVPDAPLWWPAGYGDQPLVDVTVTLRDSTETLDEHHSRVGFRDVQLDESPDEHGSRFALSVNGTEIFVLGLNWIPEDHLLTRITRERLEASVDRAVAANANLLRVWGGGIWETGDFYDVCDERGVLVWQDFPLACAAYSEEEPLRSEILTEARENVARLAPHPSLILWNGGNENIWGHEDWGWKEALNGATWGARYYYEDFPALLAELDPTRPYHPGSPSSPGFAPEDVHPNDDRHGTRHEWEAWNRQDYTHHDGFVPRFCSEFGWQAPPTWATLTAALAPEDLRKESAAFLLHQKAEDGNGKLDRGLAHHMRVPADFGDWHWATQLNQARATRYAVDHLRSHAPRTMGSIIWQLNDCWPVTSWAVVDGAGRLKPAWYALRRAYAAIRVSFVRRGDRTLLAVINDSDLPWRESARFRRLRFDGTVLAEISSDVSVTPRSVTLIDIAPSLLAASDPTREALVADAGGLRATHLFAEDKDLNYDPAAVRAHTVAVEGGYSVTVTAASFARDVAVLADRVAPDAVVDDMLIDLLPGENHTFQVLTDSVVDAETFSAPEVLRSANVLTSPAKVG, encoded by the coding sequence ATGCTCAAGACCGACCTGCACACGGGCTGGACCGTCCGTGCAGCCGGTGGCCCCATCCCGTCCGGGATCGCCGCTTCCCCAGTGCCCGCGACGGTGCCCGGCACGGTCCACACCGATCTGCTCGCCGCCGGGCTGATCCCCGACCCTTACCTGGGCGGCAACGAGGCCGATCTCGCCTGGTTCCACCGCAGCGCCTGGATTTACGACACCGTGGTGACCGCCGCGCCGGCCGGTGACGGCGAGCGCGTCGACCTGGTCTTCGACGGGCTCGACACGGTGGCGGCGGTGTCGTTCGGCGGGGCCGAGGTGGGGCGGACCCGGAACATGCACCGCAGTTACCGCTTCGACGTGCGGCACCTGCTGCACGACGGCGGCATCCCGCTGAGTGTGCGTTTCGACTCGGCCCTCGATTACGCCGAGCAGAGCGAACGGGAGCTGGGCAGCCGGCCCCGGCCGTACCATCATCCGTTCAACGCCGTCCGCAAGATGGCCTGCTCCTTCGGTTGGGACTGGGGCCCGGACCTGCAGACGGCCGGCATCTGGAAGAGCGTGCGCCTGGAACGCTGGCACACCGCCCGGCTGGCCACCGTCCGCCCGCTCGCCACCCGCGACCGGCTCACCGTGCACATCGACCTGGAGCGCGCCGCGGACGTCCCGGTGACGGTCGAGGTGACCGCCGGCGAGCACACCGCGGTCATCGAACTGCCCGGCGGCATCGACCAGGGCGCCGTCGAACTCGCCGTGCCGGACGCCCCGCTCTGGTGGCCCGCCGGTTACGGCGACCAGCCACTCGTCGACGTCACCGTGACCCTGCGCGACAGCACCGAGACCCTCGATGAGCACCACAGCCGAGTCGGGTTCCGTGACGTGCAGCTCGACGAGAGCCCCGATGAACACGGCAGCCGCTTCGCTCTGTCGGTCAACGGCACCGAGATCTTCGTCCTCGGGCTCAACTGGATCCCCGAGGACCACCTGCTCACCCGGATCACCCGGGAACGCCTGGAAGCCTCGGTGGACCGGGCCGTCGCCGCCAACGCCAACCTGCTGCGCGTCTGGGGCGGCGGCATCTGGGAGACCGGTGACTTCTACGACGTGTGCGACGAACGCGGCGTCCTCGTCTGGCAGGACTTCCCACTCGCCTGCGCGGCTTACTCCGAGGAGGAGCCGCTCCGCTCCGAGATCCTCACCGAAGCCCGGGAGAACGTCGCCCGGCTCGCCCCGCACCCGTCGCTGATCCTGTGGAACGGCGGGAACGAGAACATCTGGGGTCACGAGGACTGGGGCTGGAAAGAAGCACTGAACGGCGCCACCTGGGGTGCCCGCTACTACTACGAGGACTTCCCGGCGCTGCTCGCCGAACTCGACCCGACCCGGCCGTACCACCCGGGCAGCCCGTCCAGCCCCGGTTTCGCGCCGGAGGACGTGCACCCGAACGACGACCGGCACGGCACCCGGCACGAGTGGGAGGCCTGGAACCGGCAGGATTACACCCACCACGACGGCTTCGTGCCCCGGTTCTGCTCTGAGTTCGGCTGGCAGGCGCCGCCGACCTGGGCCACCCTGACCGCCGCGCTCGCCCCCGAGGATCTGCGCAAGGAATCGGCCGCCTTCCTGTTGCACCAGAAAGCCGAGGACGGCAACGGCAAACTCGACCGCGGGCTCGCCCACCACATGCGGGTCCCCGCCGACTTCGGTGACTGGCACTGGGCCACCCAGCTCAACCAGGCCCGCGCCACCCGTTACGCCGTCGACCACCTGCGCAGTCATGCTCCACGAACCATGGGCAGCATCATCTGGCAGCTCAACGACTGCTGGCCGGTCACCTCGTGGGCGGTCGTCGACGGGGCGGGACGGCTCAAACCCGCTTGGTATGCGCTGCGCCGGGCGTACGCCGCAATCAGGGTCTCGTTTGTCCGCCGGGGAGACCGCACGCTGCTCGCAGTGATCAACGACAGCGATCTGCCGTGGCGCGAGAGCGCCCGTTTCCGGCGACTCCGTTTCGACGGCACGGTCCTCGCCGAGATCAGCTCGGACGTCTCGGTGACGCCCCGCTCGGTGACCCTCATCGATATTGCCCCCTCGTTGCTCGCTGCTTCCGACCCCACCCGGGAGGCGCTGGTCGCCGACGCCGGCGGGCTTCGCGCCACGCATCTGTTCGCCGAGGACAAGGACCTCAATTACGACCCCGCTGCGGTGCGGGCACACACGGTCGCCGTCGAAGGTGGTTACTCGGTGACCGTGACCGCGGCATCGTTCGCCCGGGACGTCGCCGTCCTCGCTGACCGGGTCGCTCCCGACGCCGTCGTCGACGACATGCTCATCGATCTCCTTCCTGGGGAGAACCATACTTTTCAGGTGTTGACGGATTCTGTAGTCGACGCGGAGACGTTCAGTGCCCCCGAGGTGCTGCGATCGGCGAACGTCCTGACCAGCCCGGCCAAGGTCGGCTGA
- a CDS encoding ROK family transcriptional regulator translates to MSETVGEVPGGRPGRGRRPAARESVLDAIRAAEQLSRVELASITGLTEAAVSMTVRRLLDEGLLVETGRTPTGGKPRTMLRLDPAARLSVGIHLDRDVTTFVLTGQTGGVISRLARPAGLARPASANGHGGVPGSGVNRTRTRHTEEPVVSGGLLAHLTDGIGLLLTASGVDRARCLGIGVVWPGPRDDVPHLRGWDATELGKRLTEESGRPVLVENDATAAAVGEYWVARVGADRAFAALHMGAGIGAGIVVEGRALRGGHGSAGEFGHMCVQVDGPECWCGSRGCLETLAGPRTVVEAARSDPRAVAEAGLAPGVPRGVTADFAAIARAARAGAPRCLALLEDSARYVAAAAESVVNLLDIGLLVLTGPGFAAASFVYGPAIMRRIQPADTRTWHRTVTVTVSLAAATASATGAAALILQSDLRRQG, encoded by the coding sequence GTGAGTGAGACAGTCGGCGAGGTGCCGGGTGGCCGTCCCGGTCGTGGGCGTCGGCCGGCGGCTCGCGAGAGCGTCCTCGACGCCATTCGCGCCGCCGAACAACTGAGCCGTGTCGAGCTGGCCTCGATCACCGGCCTCACCGAGGCGGCGGTGTCGATGACGGTGCGTCGCCTGCTCGATGAGGGGCTGCTCGTCGAGACCGGCCGTACCCCGACCGGCGGTAAACCGCGCACCATGCTTCGCCTGGATCCGGCCGCCCGCCTGTCCGTCGGCATCCACCTGGACCGTGACGTGACGACGTTCGTCCTGACCGGTCAGACCGGTGGCGTCATCTCCCGCCTGGCTCGCCCGGCCGGCCTGGCCCGCCCGGCATCGGCGAACGGTCACGGTGGGGTGCCGGGTTCGGGTGTGAATCGCACCCGAACCCGGCACACGGAAGAGCCAGTTGTCAGCGGTGGGCTTCTCGCGCACCTGACCGACGGCATCGGTCTGCTGCTCACCGCGTCGGGTGTGGATCGTGCTCGCTGTCTGGGCATCGGGGTGGTCTGGCCCGGACCTCGCGACGACGTACCCCATCTGCGCGGCTGGGACGCCACCGAGCTGGGCAAACGCCTCACCGAGGAGAGCGGCCGGCCGGTGCTGGTGGAGAACGACGCGACTGCGGCGGCGGTCGGTGAGTACTGGGTGGCCCGGGTCGGTGCGGACCGGGCGTTCGCGGCCCTGCACATGGGCGCCGGCATCGGTGCCGGGATCGTCGTCGAGGGCCGGGCGTTACGCGGTGGCCACGGATCGGCCGGCGAGTTCGGCCACATGTGCGTCCAGGTCGACGGCCCGGAGTGCTGGTGCGGCAGCCGAGGGTGCCTCGAAACGCTGGCCGGCCCGCGGACGGTGGTCGAGGCCGCCCGCTCCGACCCGCGCGCGGTCGCCGAGGCGGGTCTCGCACCGGGCGTACCTCGCGGCGTGACTGCGGATTTCGCCGCGATCGCCCGGGCGGCCCGCGCCGGAGCCCCCCGCTGTCTGGCATTGCTGGAGGACTCGGCGAGGTATGTGGCGGCGGCCGCCGAGTCAGTGGTCAACCTGCTGGACATCGGCCTGCTGGTGCTGACCGGCCCGGGGTTCGCGGCGGCGTCGTTCGTCTACGGCCCGGCCATCATGCGCCGGATCCAGCCCGCCGACACCCGGACCTGGCACCGCACCGTCACCGTCACCGTCTCATTGGCCGCGGCCACCGCGTCCGCGACCGGGGCTGCAGCACTGATCCTGCAGTCCGACCTGCGCCGCCAGGGGTAG
- a CDS encoding GGDEF domain-containing protein translates to MRAGLPVVAGIGVACQVVLTAAGFPQPLLMAGSVVAVVVAAAALWVLGRRAAGASGRERLAWALVAAGMLLWLVGTVLSLITAAQRDQSPPPQPDAIMGGLGTMLAMLCPIVGPNAALAWRERLRMAADGAMAASAMFVPAWAYLLAPAYRNVGGLFTTIMAVAVCMHICTTAMSLVLLSRRRADGTNAYTMLAAAFGCFGISTILYSSFVLRGLSNQIASVSALMSFATYLLLRMGRYPMPTDVPPWGGAATGRRALLPYAPVLCAFPVAVTSWFTGMFDGVLFAAMAVLFVLVLLRQFLALYGNSLLLAEVDEARAELQYQATHDHLTGLANRKYLYEHAAAWGRTGEPVTLLLLDLDGFKQINDRFGHAVGDEVLVEVADVLNAAVPAGHTVSRLGGDEFAVVLEPSPSLAEAAALGERLVAEISAKGRVGASVGLAYEPTGRATLGSILSDADAALYRAKAAGKGCVVLSAS, encoded by the coding sequence ATGAGGGCTGGCCTGCCGGTGGTAGCCGGGATCGGTGTGGCTTGCCAGGTGGTACTGACCGCTGCGGGCTTCCCGCAGCCGCTGCTGATGGCTGGCAGCGTTGTCGCTGTCGTCGTCGCCGCCGCTGCTCTGTGGGTGCTCGGGCGGCGGGCGGCCGGCGCGAGCGGACGAGAGCGCCTGGCCTGGGCGCTGGTCGCCGCCGGAATGCTCTTGTGGCTGGTGGGCACGGTGCTGAGCCTGATCACCGCCGCGCAACGTGACCAGAGTCCGCCCCCACAGCCGGACGCGATCATGGGTGGCCTGGGCACCATGCTGGCGATGTTGTGCCCGATCGTCGGGCCGAACGCGGCTCTGGCGTGGCGGGAACGGCTGCGGATGGCCGCTGACGGGGCCATGGCCGCCAGCGCGATGTTCGTTCCGGCGTGGGCCTATCTGCTCGCCCCGGCGTACCGGAATGTGGGTGGGCTCTTCACCACCATCATGGCCGTCGCGGTGTGCATGCACATCTGCACGACGGCGATGTCGCTGGTGCTGCTGTCCCGGCGCCGGGCCGACGGCACCAACGCGTACACGATGCTCGCTGCCGCGTTCGGGTGTTTCGGCATCTCGACCATCCTCTACTCCAGCTTCGTGCTGCGCGGACTGTCCAACCAGATAGCGTCGGTGTCGGCGCTGATGAGTTTCGCCACGTACCTACTGTTGCGGATGGGGCGCTATCCGATGCCGACGGACGTGCCACCGTGGGGCGGTGCCGCGACCGGGAGACGAGCCCTGTTGCCGTACGCACCGGTGCTGTGCGCGTTTCCGGTGGCGGTGACCAGCTGGTTCACCGGCATGTTCGACGGGGTGCTGTTCGCCGCCATGGCGGTGCTGTTCGTCCTGGTTCTCCTGCGTCAGTTCCTGGCCTTGTACGGCAATTCGCTCCTGCTGGCCGAAGTCGACGAGGCCCGCGCCGAACTGCAGTATCAGGCCACCCACGACCACCTGACCGGATTGGCGAACCGGAAGTACCTCTACGAACACGCCGCCGCCTGGGGACGAACCGGCGAGCCGGTGACTCTGCTGCTGCTCGACCTGGATGGCTTCAAACAGATCAACGACCGTTTCGGGCACGCCGTCGGCGACGAGGTGCTGGTCGAGGTGGCGGACGTGCTGAACGCCGCGGTACCGGCCGGGCACACGGTGAGCCGGCTGGGCGGCGACGAGTTCGCGGTGGTGCTGGAGCCGTCGCCGTCACTCGCCGAGGCGGCCGCCCTCGGTGAACGCCTGGTCGCGGAGATCAGCGCGAAGGGACGGGTCGGCGCCAGTGTGGGTCTCGCCTACGAGCCGACCGGCCGCGCCACCCTGGGTTCGATACTCAGCGACGCCGATGCCGCGCTCTACCGGGCGAAGGCCGCGGGCAAGGGCTGCGTCGTACTCAGCGCTTCGTGA